From Nicotiana tabacum cultivar K326 chromosome 15, ASM71507v2, whole genome shotgun sequence, the proteins below share one genomic window:
- the LOC142169847 gene encoding uncharacterized protein LOC142169847, with protein MGQGPFLMDKLGLWNVRGLNRPQKQRDVLLFMHNFQVGMFGLLETRIKRTKILKAFLNLCREWSFFTNLDKHPGERIWLLWKPHIYKVDIRRTGEHVIHCAIKHIGTKKEMEVTWVYGFNDNGMRRKLWEDIKEIHKQSKGPWAIMGDFNNVLQSDERIGSKVTYAEIKGFKECMLKCEMQEMKSSESFYTWNNKQEGEDKAMSRIDRVLTNNDCMTTLPDSEVHYQNGGLFDHCPSLVRWEQPRKIQQKIFR; from the coding sequence ATGGGGCAGGGCCCCTTCCTCATGGATAAGTTAGGATTATGGAATGTAAGGGGCCTAAACAGACCTCAAAAACAGAGGGATGTGCTGCTCTTTATGCATAACTTTCAAGTAGGAATGTTTGGGCTCCTAGAAACAAGGATTAAGAGAACAAAGATTTTAAAAGCCTTTCTTAATCTTTGTAGGGAATGGTCATTTTTTACTAATCTGGATAAACACCCGGGTGAAAGAATTTGGCTATTATGGAAACCTCATATCTATAAGGTGGACATTAGAAGAACTGGTGAACATGTGATTCATTGTGCTATTAAGCACATTGGAACAAAAAAGGAAATGGAAGTTACATGGGTATATGGATTCAATGACAATGGCATGAGGAGAAAACTATGGGAAGACATAAAGGAAATTCATAAACAAAGTAAAGGACCTTGGGCAATAATGGGTGACTTCAATAATGTACTGCAATCAGATGAAAGAATTGGAAGCAAAGTTACTTATGCAGAAATAAAAGGATTTAAAGAGTGTATGCTAAAATGTGAGATGCAAGAGATGAAATCATCAGAATCCTTCTATACCTGGAACAACAAACAGGAAGGAGAAGATAAAGCGATGAGCAGGATTGATAGAGTATTAACAAATAATGATTGTATGACTACACTACCAGACTCGGAAGTGCACTACCAAAATGGGGGATTGTTTGATCATTGCCCATCATTGGTAAGATGGGAGCAACCAAGAAAGATACaacaaaaaatatttagatag